The following nucleotide sequence is from Psychroflexus torquis ATCC 700755.
ACAACCCTTGCTGGTTGCTTGTGACGTATACAGACCTGCAGCTATAGATCAATTGCATGTCGTTGGAGACCAAATAGGCGTTGAGGTATTCTCTAACAAAGAAGAAAAAAACCCAGTTTTAATAGCAGAAGCTGCAATAGCTCATGCTAAACAAAATGGACATAATGTTGTGATTTTGGATACGGCTGGGCGACTTGCTGTTGACCAAGTTATGATGAATGAAATCTCCGATATCTACAAGGCTGTAAAGCCTCAGGAAACTTTATTCGTCGTCGATGCTATGACAGGACAAGATGCGGTCAACACGGCCAAGACTTTTAATGATGTCTTAGATTTCGATGGTGTTATTCTTACAAAATTAGACGGTGATACTAGAGGTGGAGCAGCAATCTCTATTAAGTCTGTGGTCAATAAACCAATTAAATTCATTGGTACTGGCGAGAAGATGGATGCTATAGACGTCTTCTATCCTTCTAGGATGGCAGATCGTATATTGGGAATGGGAGATGTTGTTTCCTTAGTGGAAAGAGCCCAAGAACAATATGACGAGGATGAAGCTAGAAAAATCCAAAAGAAAATTGCCAAAGATAAATTTGGCTTTGATGACTTCTTAAAGCAGATCCAACAGGTGAAGAAGATGGGAAGTATGAAGGATTTAATGGGAATGATTCCTGGTGCTGGAAAGATGATGAAAAATATGGATATCGATGATGATGCTTTTAAGCATATAGAAGCAATGATCCATTCCATGACTCCACATGAGAGGGAAAATCCAACAAGCATAAATGCTAGCCGAAAGAAAAGAATAGGAAAAGGTTCTGGAACTTCCGTTCAAGAGGTAAATCAACTCCTAAAGCAGTTTACCCAAATGAGCAAAATGATGAAGATGATGCAAGGCGGTGGCGG
It contains:
- the ffh gene encoding signal recognition particle protein, giving the protein MFDSLSDKLDKAFHVLKGHGQITEVNVAETLKEVRRALVDADVNFKIAKDFTNLVKEKALGQDVLKTLKPNQLMVKIVKDELTKLMGGDAEEVDLSGNPSVILMSGLQGSGKTTFSGKLANYLKSKKSKQPLLVACDVYRPAAIDQLHVVGDQIGVEVFSNKEEKNPVLIAEAAIAHAKQNGHNVVILDTAGRLAVDQVMMNEISDIYKAVKPQETLFVVDAMTGQDAVNTAKTFNDVLDFDGVILTKLDGDTRGGAAISIKSVVNKPIKFIGTGEKMDAIDVFYPSRMADRILGMGDVVSLVERAQEQYDEDEARKIQKKIAKDKFGFDDFLKQIQQVKKMGSMKDLMGMIPGAGKMMKNMDIDDDAFKHIEAMIHSMTPHERENPTSINASRKKRIGKGSGTSVQEVNQLLKQFTQMSKMMKMMQGGGGNKMMEMMKKMQ